The following are encoded together in the Mumia sp. Pv4-285 genome:
- a CDS encoding P-II family nitrogen regulator: MKLVTAVIKPHKWEEVREALETFGITGMTVTEASGYGRQKGHTEVYRGAEYDVSLVPKIRVEIVTEDEDVKDVVDVVVKAAATGKIGDGKVWVVPVESVVRVRTGEKDEAAL, encoded by the coding sequence ATGAAGCTCGTGACCGCGGTCATCAAGCCGCACAAGTGGGAAGAGGTCCGCGAGGCCCTCGAGACCTTCGGCATCACCGGCATGACCGTCACGGAGGCCAGCGGCTACGGCCGGCAGAAGGGCCACACCGAGGTCTACCGCGGAGCCGAGTACGACGTCTCGCTGGTCCCGAAGATCCGGGTCGAGATCGTGACCGAGGACGAGGACGTCAAGGACGTCGTCGACGTGGTCGTCAAGGCCGCTGCCACCGGCAAGATCGGTGACGGCAAGGTCTGGGTCGTCCCCGTGGAGTCCGTGGTCCGGGTCCGCACCGGTGAGAAGGACGAGGCGGCGCTCTGA
- a CDS encoding alanine racemase, whose translation MTDGERTMVMDEGPGVLDWRTTGLWVPDGELTEASLVSRGASLFDGTFTWPVMVLRRTALERNVATMAEYCARHGLSFAPHGKTTMAPALFDAQLAAGAWGITVATGNQLLAARRMGVRRILVANELLDTGVLTWLARELDTDPGLEVLFYVDSPQGIDAAAAAFAAAGGRRPLSVLVEVGYDGGRTGVRTVPGAVDLARRVAATTGLRLAGAAGYEGGLASVDEARSFLETLREAASLMPFEAGSRPIVSAGGSAYFDVVVDVLSRGWPTTSTPAYGRPEVVLRSGAYVSHDDGVYQKKTPFNRVSDEGGLVAALEVWAQVTSTPEPGRAIVGMGKREAPYDEGLAVPRAVRRASSAVVEPASDALVLARINDHHGYLDVPADMEPLVPGDLVRFGISHPCTAFDRWRAIAVLEDDDTVSGVVRTYF comes from the coding sequence GTGACCGACGGCGAGAGGACGATGGTGATGGACGAGGGGCCTGGAGTCCTCGACTGGCGGACGACGGGGCTCTGGGTCCCCGACGGCGAGCTCACGGAGGCGTCGCTCGTGTCGCGCGGGGCGTCGCTGTTCGACGGGACGTTCACCTGGCCTGTGATGGTGCTGCGCCGGACCGCGCTCGAGCGCAACGTCGCGACCATGGCGGAGTACTGCGCCCGGCACGGGCTCTCGTTCGCACCGCACGGCAAGACCACGATGGCGCCGGCGCTCTTCGACGCCCAGCTCGCCGCGGGCGCCTGGGGCATCACGGTGGCGACGGGCAACCAGCTGCTCGCCGCGCGACGCATGGGCGTGCGCCGCATCCTCGTCGCCAACGAGCTGCTCGACACCGGCGTGCTCACCTGGCTCGCCCGCGAGCTCGACACCGATCCAGGACTCGAGGTCCTCTTCTACGTGGACTCCCCGCAGGGCATCGACGCTGCCGCGGCCGCCTTCGCCGCCGCCGGGGGGAGACGCCCGCTCTCCGTCCTCGTCGAAGTGGGGTACGACGGTGGCCGGACCGGCGTACGAACGGTGCCCGGCGCGGTCGATCTTGCCCGGCGCGTGGCGGCGACCACTGGTCTGCGTCTCGCCGGGGCGGCGGGGTACGAGGGCGGGTTGGCCTCCGTCGACGAGGCGCGCTCCTTCCTGGAGACGCTCCGTGAGGCCGCATCGCTCATGCCGTTCGAGGCCGGCAGCAGGCCGATCGTGTCCGCCGGCGGCAGCGCGTACTTCGACGTCGTCGTCGACGTGCTCTCCCGCGGGTGGCCGACGACGAGCACACCGGCGTACGGCCGGCCCGAGGTGGTCCTGCGGAGCGGGGCGTACGTCTCGCACGACGACGGGGTCTACCAGAAGAAGACGCCGTTCAACCGCGTCTCGGACGAGGGAGGCCTCGTCGCTGCGCTGGAGGTGTGGGCGCAGGTGACGTCGACGCCGGAGCCGGGGCGCGCGATCGTCGGCATGGGCAAGCGCGAGGCCCCGTACGACGAAGGGCTCGCCGTTCCTCGCGCCGTGCGCCGCGCGAGCTCGGCCGTGGTCGAGCCGGCGTCCGACGCGCTCGTGCTCGCCCGGATCAACGACCACCACGGCTACCTCGACGTCCCTGCGGACATGGAGCCGCTGGTGCCGGGCGACCTCGTCCGCTTCGGCATCTCGCACCCGTGCACCGCGTTCGACAGGTGGCGGGCGATCGCGGTGCTCGAGGACGACGACACCGTCTCCGGGGTCGTCCGCACCTACTTCTGA
- a CDS encoding RidA family protein yields MSTREPVSTDHAPRPAGAYNQAMVADRFVYTAGFGPHDPATGELPEGIEAQTLQTIKNLEAALVAAGSGLDLLVKTTVHLADLADWAAFDAAYGAALPTPHPVRTTVGSQLAGILVEIDGVALLRS; encoded by the coding sequence ATGAGCACTCGTGAGCCCGTCAGCACCGACCACGCGCCGCGCCCGGCCGGCGCGTACAACCAGGCGATGGTGGCCGACCGCTTCGTGTACACCGCCGGGTTCGGGCCCCACGATCCCGCGACCGGCGAGCTGCCGGAAGGGATCGAGGCCCAGACCCTCCAGACGATCAAGAACCTCGAGGCGGCACTCGTCGCCGCCGGGAGCGGACTCGACCTGCTGGTGAAGACGACGGTGCACCTCGCCGACCTCGCCGACTGGGCGGCCTTCGACGCCGCGTACGGCGCAGCGCTCCCGACGCCGCACCCCGTCCGGACGACCGTCGGGTCGCAGCTGGCCGGCATCCTCGTCGAGATCGACGGCGTCGCCCTGCTGAGGTCCTGA
- a CDS encoding penicillin-binding transpeptidase domain-containing protein, with protein sequence MPSPAHHARLVRPATLALTALLAAGALTSCSSAPSAGPEADRLAEGLAAMDLSGVALDDQSATENLDRITAGLDGIKPTVTVKEVDEDGDEEKATATLAYRWELGPEAAWEYETHADLTRTEDDWTVSWAPSIVAPDLAEGQRLRVRTVEPQRGDIMGGDGTAVVTERAVLRIGLDKAAVDAGRQQDSARVIAQKLEIDADAYAAKVAAAGPKAFVEALVLRTSEAPPLGDVEAVAGARVIGDELPLAPTRTFASGILGSVGEATKELIDESDGRLSAGDQTGVSGLQRRYDETLRGRDGYVVELVSDAAEDPANPSPEIKDTPVFEKEPVPGEPLRTTLDPRLQNLGERVLSATRPASALVAIRPSDGAVLAAAGGPGADGQAIATTGQYAPGSTFKIVTALAALRAGVTPQTTTRCPATTVVDGKSFKNYDDYPSSALGQIRFADAFAQSCNTAMIGLRGEVAQSDLASAAASLGMGVDQDLGFPSYFGSVPSEAPTTEHAASMIGQGKVLASPFTIATVAASVAAGRTVVPTLLPDVAAPTVDSTLTAAEARQLRALMRRVVTDGSGRGLAGLGKDVGAKTGTAEYGSPVKTHAWMVATQGDLAVAVFVETGESGSQTAGPLLERFLAGAR encoded by the coding sequence ATGCCCTCCCCCGCCCACCACGCACGGCTTGTCCGGCCCGCCACGCTCGCGCTCACTGCCCTCCTGGCGGCCGGCGCGCTGACGTCGTGCAGCAGTGCACCGTCGGCCGGACCCGAGGCCGACCGGCTCGCGGAGGGCCTCGCAGCCATGGACCTGTCCGGTGTCGCCCTCGACGACCAGAGCGCCACGGAGAACCTCGACCGGATCACCGCGGGGCTCGACGGGATCAAGCCGACCGTCACCGTGAAAGAGGTCGACGAGGACGGCGACGAGGAGAAGGCGACCGCGACGCTGGCGTACCGGTGGGAGCTCGGCCCGGAGGCGGCCTGGGAGTACGAGACCCACGCCGACCTCACCCGAACGGAGGACGACTGGACCGTCTCGTGGGCACCGTCGATCGTCGCGCCCGACCTCGCCGAGGGCCAGCGCCTGCGTGTCCGGACCGTCGAACCGCAGCGCGGCGACATCATGGGCGGCGACGGCACGGCGGTGGTGACCGAGCGCGCTGTCCTGAGGATCGGCCTCGACAAGGCGGCCGTGGACGCCGGCCGGCAGCAGGACTCCGCCCGCGTCATCGCGCAGAAGCTGGAGATCGACGCCGACGCGTACGCCGCCAAGGTCGCGGCGGCCGGTCCGAAGGCCTTCGTCGAGGCGCTGGTGCTCCGGACCTCGGAGGCGCCGCCCCTCGGTGACGTCGAAGCCGTCGCTGGCGCCCGCGTGATCGGGGACGAGCTGCCGCTCGCGCCGACGCGGACGTTCGCCTCGGGCATCCTCGGGTCTGTCGGCGAGGCGACCAAGGAGCTCATCGACGAGAGCGACGGACGGCTGTCTGCCGGCGACCAGACGGGGGTCTCGGGGCTTCAGCGCCGCTACGACGAGACCCTGCGCGGCCGCGACGGCTACGTCGTCGAGCTCGTCAGCGACGCTGCCGAGGACCCGGCCAACCCCTCACCCGAGATCAAGGACACCCCGGTCTTCGAGAAGGAGCCCGTGCCGGGCGAGCCGCTGAGGACCACGCTGGACCCACGGCTGCAGAACCTCGGTGAGAGGGTTCTGTCGGCGACCAGGCCGGCGAGCGCCCTGGTCGCGATCCGGCCGTCCGACGGAGCGGTGCTCGCCGCCGCCGGCGGTCCAGGAGCCGACGGGCAGGCGATCGCCACGACCGGTCAGTACGCCCCCGGCTCCACGTTCAAGATCGTCACCGCGCTCGCCGCGCTCCGTGCCGGCGTGACGCCGCAGACGACCACGCGGTGCCCCGCGACGACGGTGGTGGACGGCAAGTCGTTCAAGAACTACGACGACTACCCGAGCAGCGCCCTCGGCCAGATCCGGTTCGCCGACGCCTTCGCGCAGTCGTGCAACACGGCGATGATCGGGCTGCGCGGCGAGGTCGCCCAGAGCGATCTCGCGTCGGCCGCCGCCTCGCTCGGCATGGGGGTGGACCAGGACCTCGGGTTCCCCTCGTACTTCGGGTCGGTGCCGAGCGAGGCTCCGACCACGGAGCACGCCGCATCGATGATCGGCCAGGGCAAGGTCCTGGCGTCACCCTTCACGATCGCCACGGTGGCCGCGTCGGTCGCCGCAGGGCGTACGGTCGTCCCCACGCTGCTTCCCGACGTCGCTGCGCCGACGGTGGACTCGACCCTGACGGCGGCCGAGGCGCGCCAGCTGCGCGCGCTGATGCGCAGGGTCGTCACCGACGGAAGCGGGCGCGGGCTGGCGGGTCTCGGCAAGGACGTCGGCGCCAAGACCGGGACCGCCGAGTACGGGTCGCCCGTCAAGACGCACGCGTGGATGGTGGCGACGCAGGGAGACCTGGCGGTCGCGGTGTTCGTGGAGACCGGCGAGTCGGGCTCGCAGACCGCGGGTCCGCTGCTCGAGCGGTTCCTCGCCGGCGCCCGCTGA
- a CDS encoding [protein-PII] uridylyltransferase, whose protein sequence is MTEELSDRRRSRADALDRRLRDCFAKAVSDLPEAGGRGLALVAVGGYGRREMSPFSDVDVVLVHAADAPAASIARVAEQIWYPLWDDGVALDHAVRSDVEMLRTAADDVRAALGMLDARAVAGDTSAVTALRSEVLAAWRRDARRRLPDLARSVDERVGRSGWIAQSAIMDLKESGGGLRDGTVMRALVASWLVDVPHRELEALRAAMLDVRDVLHDVAGRPTERLTPELVVEVAAAMGYAPDQLDLHVRDLGRRTAHLATTTWRRVDAVLADRPRSRSAPGPRLDAVAPGVAVLGDEIVLTGSPDPDDDPLVALRAVGEAVRRGLPLSAASAARLARGAVPSEPWSAEAQRLLVQLLTAGPGIVPVWEDIDLAGLVDRWLPEWAPIRLRGSSSPVHRFTIDRHSVEAVVVAAGLMREVARPDLLAVAALLHDIGKGREGDHSEVGAPVARAIATRWGFDAADAGTIADLVRWHLLLPTVATRRDIEDPDTAARVAALVGDVDRLDLLAALTESDARATSPPAWSAWRSSLVRGLVAKVRAVLGDASALDDPSYEGWPSALPPPPSSMPRGDVFTIDAAPHHDGSLVQIASADRDGLLADLAGALSVAGQQIRSARLVERGGVATSLWEVADPDVDTGRLRRRISQVLSGALSLEDRLTLTADATAGRPQVLLHRDSSSSAAVVEVRAEDQRGLVWAVARTISREGHSIRSAHLSTFGPQARDVFYVVGGGGGALSDDDADGLVAQLRALPL, encoded by the coding sequence CTGACCGAGGAGCTCAGCGATCGGCGCCGGTCCAGGGCGGACGCCCTGGACCGGCGCCTTCGTGACTGCTTCGCCAAGGCCGTGTCCGACCTGCCGGAGGCAGGCGGGCGCGGCCTTGCCCTCGTCGCGGTCGGAGGTTACGGGCGGAGGGAGATGTCGCCCTTCAGCGACGTCGACGTCGTCCTCGTCCACGCCGCCGACGCTCCGGCGGCGTCGATCGCGCGCGTCGCCGAGCAGATCTGGTACCCGCTGTGGGACGACGGCGTCGCGCTCGACCACGCGGTCCGCAGCGACGTCGAGATGCTCCGTACGGCCGCCGACGACGTCCGCGCCGCGCTCGGCATGCTGGACGCCCGGGCGGTCGCCGGTGACACGTCGGCCGTCACGGCCCTGCGGTCGGAGGTGCTGGCCGCCTGGCGTCGCGACGCCCGTCGACGCCTGCCCGACCTGGCGCGGTCGGTCGACGAGCGCGTCGGGCGCTCGGGCTGGATCGCGCAGTCGGCGATCATGGACCTCAAGGAGTCCGGGGGAGGCCTGCGCGACGGCACCGTCATGCGCGCCCTCGTCGCGAGCTGGCTGGTCGACGTCCCCCACCGCGAGCTGGAGGCGCTCCGCGCGGCGATGCTCGACGTGAGGGACGTCCTCCACGACGTGGCCGGGCGTCCCACCGAGCGGCTGACGCCCGAGCTGGTGGTGGAGGTCGCCGCTGCGATGGGTTACGCCCCTGACCAGCTGGACCTCCACGTCCGTGACCTGGGACGCCGGACCGCGCACCTCGCCACCACGACCTGGCGCCGTGTCGACGCCGTCCTCGCCGACCGGCCCCGGAGCCGCTCCGCCCCAGGGCCGCGCCTCGACGCCGTCGCGCCCGGCGTGGCGGTGCTCGGCGACGAGATCGTCCTCACGGGGAGCCCTGACCCCGACGACGACCCGCTGGTCGCCCTGCGGGCCGTCGGCGAGGCCGTACGGCGTGGGTTGCCGTTGTCCGCGGCGTCGGCCGCCCGCCTCGCCCGAGGTGCCGTGCCCTCCGAGCCGTGGTCCGCGGAGGCGCAGCGACTCCTCGTCCAGCTCCTGACGGCAGGCCCCGGGATCGTTCCGGTCTGGGAGGACATCGATCTCGCCGGTCTCGTCGACCGGTGGTTGCCGGAGTGGGCTCCGATCCGGCTGCGCGGGTCGTCGTCGCCGGTGCACCGCTTCACGATCGACCGGCACAGCGTGGAGGCGGTCGTGGTGGCGGCGGGTCTCATGCGAGAGGTCGCGCGACCCGACCTCCTCGCCGTGGCTGCACTGCTCCACGACATCGGCAAGGGACGCGAGGGCGACCACAGCGAGGTCGGTGCCCCGGTCGCGCGGGCGATCGCGACCCGCTGGGGGTTCGACGCCGCCGACGCTGGCACGATCGCGGACCTCGTCCGCTGGCACCTCCTGCTGCCGACGGTCGCCACCCGCCGCGACATCGAGGACCCGGACACCGCCGCACGGGTCGCCGCGCTGGTCGGGGACGTCGACCGCCTCGACCTGCTCGCCGCGCTGACCGAGTCGGACGCGCGCGCCACGAGCCCGCCCGCCTGGTCGGCATGGCGCTCGAGTCTCGTCCGCGGTCTCGTCGCCAAGGTACGCGCGGTGCTGGGCGACGCCTCGGCGCTCGACGACCCCTCGTACGAGGGGTGGCCCTCGGCGCTCCCGCCCCCGCCGTCGTCGATGCCGCGCGGCGACGTGTTCACGATCGACGCAGCACCGCACCACGACGGCTCGCTCGTGCAGATCGCCTCGGCCGACCGTGACGGACTCCTCGCGGACCTGGCGGGCGCGTTGAGTGTGGCGGGGCAGCAGATCCGGTCCGCGCGCCTCGTCGAGCGGGGCGGTGTCGCGACCAGCCTCTGGGAGGTCGCCGATCCTGACGTGGACACGGGCCGTCTGCGCCGCCGGATCAGCCAGGTCCTGAGCGGTGCGCTCTCGCTCGAGGACCGGCTGACACTGACCGCGGACGCGACTGCCGGCCGGCCGCAGGTGCTCCTGCACCGTGACTCGTCGAGCTCCGCGGCCGTCGTCGAGGTCCGTGCGGAGGACCAGCGTGGGCTCGTGTGGGCGGTCGCGCGGACCATCAGCCGCGAGGGCCACAGCATCCGTTCCGCGCACCTCTCGACGTTCGGACCCCAGGCCCGCGACGTGTTCTACGTGGTCGGCGGTGGTGGCGGAGCGCTGAGCGACGACGACGCCGATGGCCTCGTCGCACAACTCCGGGCCCTCCCGCTGTGA
- a CDS encoding N-acyl-D-amino-acid deacylase family protein, translated as MTVLLRGGTVLDGTGAPPRRADVLVAAGRIAAVGPALAPPAGCAVEDVSGWEVLPGFVDTHAHDDLALLDTQACVPKLRQGVTTVVVGNCGHGCAPTTPGSGLGELFAPVLGGDRTDLAFDSVRAYVDTIAAAPRTLNAAVLAAHGALRAAATGPTVRAATAREVDAMCGQLGDAMEAGAAGLSLGLLYAPGNAADRTELEALAGVVAAHEGVLAVHVRNEGDHVLAAIDEATSLGAATGCAIHVSHLKVTGPRNAGSMPRILERLDAHRAAGVDVTADVYPYHAGSTTTSTLLPAWALREGMTSVRGAVRDPSSRRRLVADLSRPWNEPGQENMLLAIGPSRVLLAGFSRPSNTEHEGLALAEVAAERGQEPYACLVDLLAEEGGSLTAVLFHTDPEGVRQALAWPHSMVGSDGLPHLRGYVHPRLYGTFVRVLTEYAGAGGPLSRTEAVHKMSGASARRFGLHGRGTIETGSVADLVVLDPAALEDRATFAEPRRHPGGVESVVVGGETVWRRGQDLPDRRGTYVPARSGAAPS; from the coding sequence ATGACGGTCCTGCTGCGCGGAGGAACCGTCCTCGACGGGACCGGCGCTCCGCCGCGCCGCGCCGACGTGCTCGTCGCCGCCGGACGGATCGCGGCCGTCGGGCCCGCACTCGCACCGCCCGCCGGGTGCGCCGTCGAGGACGTGTCCGGCTGGGAGGTCCTTCCCGGTTTCGTGGACACCCACGCCCACGACGACCTCGCCCTCCTCGACACGCAGGCCTGCGTCCCGAAGCTTCGCCAGGGTGTGACGACCGTCGTCGTCGGCAACTGCGGCCACGGCTGCGCGCCGACGACGCCGGGGTCGGGTCTCGGGGAGCTCTTCGCGCCGGTGCTCGGAGGCGACCGTACGGACCTCGCGTTCGACTCGGTCCGCGCCTACGTCGACACGATCGCCGCCGCACCGAGGACCCTCAACGCCGCTGTCCTGGCCGCGCACGGGGCACTCCGGGCCGCGGCGACGGGGCCCACGGTCCGCGCCGCGACCGCACGCGAGGTCGACGCCATGTGCGGACAGCTCGGTGACGCGATGGAAGCCGGTGCAGCGGGGCTGTCGCTCGGGCTGCTCTACGCGCCCGGCAACGCGGCGGACCGTACCGAGCTCGAGGCGCTGGCCGGCGTCGTCGCCGCCCACGAGGGCGTGCTCGCCGTCCACGTCCGCAACGAGGGCGACCACGTGCTCGCCGCGATCGACGAGGCGACGTCGCTGGGCGCCGCGACGGGCTGCGCGATCCACGTCAGCCATCTCAAGGTGACCGGCCCGCGCAACGCCGGGTCGATGCCGCGGATCCTGGAGAGGCTCGATGCCCACCGCGCGGCGGGGGTCGACGTCACGGCGGACGTCTACCCGTACCACGCCGGGAGCACCACGACGTCGACGCTGCTGCCGGCCTGGGCGTTGCGCGAAGGCATGACCTCCGTCCGAGGTGCCGTTCGCGATCCGAGCTCCCGCCGCCGTCTCGTCGCCGACCTCTCGCGTCCGTGGAACGAGCCCGGGCAGGAGAACATGCTGCTCGCGATCGGTCCGTCCCGCGTCCTGCTCGCGGGGTTCTCGCGGCCCTCGAACACCGAGCACGAAGGGCTCGCGCTGGCGGAGGTCGCCGCCGAGCGGGGGCAGGAGCCGTACGCGTGCCTCGTCGACCTGCTCGCCGAGGAGGGCGGGTCGCTGACGGCCGTCCTGTTCCACACCGATCCCGAGGGCGTCCGCCAGGCGTTGGCGTGGCCGCACAGCATGGTCGGGTCCGACGGGCTCCCGCACCTGCGCGGCTACGTCCACCCGCGCCTGTACGGGACGTTCGTGCGCGTCCTGACCGAGTACGCCGGCGCTGGGGGTCCGCTGTCGCGTACGGAGGCGGTGCACAAGATGTCGGGCGCGTCGGCCCGGCGGTTCGGCCTCCACGGGCGCGGCACGATCGAGACGGGGAGCGTCGCCGACCTCGTGGTCCTCGACCCGGCGGCGCTCGAGGACCGTGCCACCTTCGCCGAGCCACGACGCCATCCGGGGGGCGTCGAGAGCGTCGTCGTCGGCGGCGAGACCGTGTGGCGTCGGGGCCAGGACCTGCCGGATCGCCGTGGCACGTACGTCCCGGCTCGCTCCGGCGCCGCCCCCTCGTGA
- a CDS encoding ammonium transporter, protein MDTGHAAWILTSASLVLLMTPALALFYGGMTRTKSILNMMMMSFSALGVVMIVYVLWGWSMSYSSGTGEDIAGLFSNPFTLFGLKDVEGVTYISVAFQATFAIITAALISGALAERVKFSSWLVFLPLWVTLAYFPLAHMVWGGGILGSSDTSIAAWLFGTTDGAATVAPIDYAGGTVVHINAGVAALILVLLIGKRRGFGKEPTRPGNLPLTMLGAGLLWFGWFGFNVGSYVDVTGTEPISNGADGFIENSIAYATAFTGEVGLVWVNTAVAAAAAIIGWLVVEKIRDGKATSLGAASGIVAGLVAITPACGALSPIGSIVLGIVAGALCALAVGLKFTFGYDDSLDVVGVHLVGGIVGTLGIGFLATSGGLFYGDGIKLFVVQLSIAAFAIVWSAVFTLIIGLAIKATMGWRVAEEDEVEGIDLAEHGESAYDLAPASGVARPAVAATLTTTPEGAKA, encoded by the coding sequence ATGGACACCGGCCACGCAGCCTGGATCCTGACTTCCGCGTCGCTCGTACTCCTGATGACGCCGGCCCTGGCGCTCTTCTACGGCGGGATGACGCGTACCAAGTCCATCCTCAACATGATGATGATGTCCTTCAGCGCCCTGGGCGTCGTCATGATCGTCTACGTGCTGTGGGGCTGGTCGATGTCCTACTCCAGCGGCACCGGGGAGGACATCGCGGGTCTCTTCTCGAACCCGTTCACCCTCTTCGGGCTGAAGGACGTCGAGGGCGTCACGTACATCTCGGTCGCTTTCCAGGCGACGTTCGCCATCATCACCGCTGCCCTGATCAGCGGTGCGCTCGCCGAGCGGGTGAAGTTCTCCTCGTGGCTGGTGTTCCTGCCGCTGTGGGTCACCCTCGCCTACTTCCCGCTGGCCCACATGGTCTGGGGCGGCGGCATCCTGGGCAGCAGCGACACGAGCATCGCGGCCTGGCTCTTCGGCACGACCGACGGCGCGGCCACGGTCGCCCCGATCGACTACGCCGGTGGAACGGTCGTCCACATCAACGCCGGTGTCGCCGCGCTCATCCTGGTCCTGCTCATCGGCAAGCGCCGTGGGTTCGGCAAGGAGCCGACCCGTCCGGGCAACCTCCCGCTGACGATGCTGGGCGCGGGCCTCCTGTGGTTCGGCTGGTTCGGGTTCAACGTCGGCTCCTACGTCGACGTCACCGGCACCGAGCCCATCAGCAACGGCGCCGACGGCTTCATCGAGAACTCCATCGCGTACGCCACCGCGTTCACCGGCGAGGTCGGCCTCGTCTGGGTCAACACGGCTGTCGCTGCTGCTGCGGCGATCATCGGCTGGCTGGTCGTCGAGAAGATCCGTGACGGCAAGGCCACCTCGCTCGGTGCCGCCTCGGGCATCGTCGCCGGCCTCGTGGCGATCACCCCGGCCTGCGGCGCGCTCAGCCCGATCGGCTCGATCGTTCTGGGCATCGTCGCCGGCGCCCTCTGTGCCCTTGCCGTCGGCCTGAAGTTCACGTTCGGCTACGACGACTCGCTCGACGTCGTCGGCGTCCACCTCGTCGGCGGCATCGTCGGCACGCTGGGCATCGGCTTCCTCGCGACCAGCGGCGGCCTCTTCTACGGCGACGGCATCAAGCTCTTCGTCGTGCAGCTCTCGATCGCCGCCTTCGCCATCGTGTGGTCGGCGGTGTTCACCCTGATCATCGGTCTCGCGATCAAGGCCACGATGGGCTGGCGCGTCGCCGAGGAGGACGAGGTCGAGGGCATCGACCTCGCTGAGCACGGCGAGTCCGCGTACGATCTCGCACCGGCGTCCGGCGTCGCTCGCCCGGCCGTGGCGGCTACGCTGACCACCACCCCTGAAGGAGCCAAGGCATGA
- a CDS encoding bifunctional 4-hydroxy-2-oxoglutarate aldolase/2-dehydro-3-deoxy-phosphogluconate aldolase — protein MPRVPLPEPTRTSRIVAVLRAPHGDRVVPAAEVLAENGIVSVEVTLGTPGALEAIASLRERLPRSCDVGVGTVLSRDDAARAIDAGVDYAITPTVVPDVIATFRDAGVPVIPGALTPTEISAAWELGASAVKVFPASLVGISYVAQLQGPLPHVALIPSGGVSIPDARSWLDAGCVAVSLGGPLLGDALDGGDLEALAERARTLVSVVSAQPAPQTGSQEPARG, from the coding sequence ATGCCCAGGGTCCCGCTGCCCGAGCCGACCCGCACGTCGCGGATCGTCGCGGTGCTGCGGGCACCCCACGGCGACCGCGTCGTGCCCGCGGCGGAGGTCCTCGCGGAGAACGGGATCGTCAGCGTGGAGGTGACGCTCGGGACCCCCGGTGCGCTGGAGGCGATCGCCTCCCTGCGCGAGCGGCTCCCACGCAGCTGCGACGTCGGCGTCGGCACGGTGCTCAGCCGCGACGACGCTGCCCGCGCCATCGACGCCGGCGTCGACTACGCCATCACGCCGACGGTCGTACCGGACGTGATCGCGACCTTTCGCGACGCAGGCGTCCCGGTGATCCCGGGCGCGCTGACGCCGACCGAGATCAGCGCGGCCTGGGAGCTCGGCGCGAGCGCCGTCAAGGTCTTCCCGGCGTCGCTCGTGGGTATCTCCTACGTGGCCCAGCTGCAGGGGCCGCTCCCGCACGTCGCGCTGATCCCCTCCGGCGGGGTGTCGATCCCCGACGCGAGGTCGTGGCTGGACGCCGGCTGCGTGGCGGTGAGCCTCGGCGGTCCGCTGCTCGGCGACGCGCTCGACGGCGGCGACCTCGAGGCGCTCGCCGAACGCGCCCGCACGCTCGTCTCTGTGGTCTCAGCCCAGCCTGCGCCCCAGACCGGCTCCCAGGAGCCCGCGCGTGGCTGA